Proteins from a genomic interval of Nostoc sp. TCL240-02:
- the urtD gene encoding urea ABC transporter ATP-binding protein UrtD, with translation MNAKILETENVTVSFDGFKALNQLNFSMDVGELRVVIGPNGAGKTTFLDVITGKVQPTVGRVLFKGRNLRSLPEYKIARLGIGRKFQTPRIYLNLTPRENLEITINKKKNVFSTLFESSNTVEKNNIKGLLETIGLTPKADIKAALLSHGEKQRLEIGMLVAQSPDLLLVDEPVAGLTDEETYNIGELLLALAQSHSILVIEHDMEFVRQIAKKVTVLHEGSVLCEGSFEEVQNDSRVIEVYLGKQEE, from the coding sequence ATGAACGCGAAAATATTGGAAACTGAAAACGTAACTGTTAGTTTTGACGGTTTTAAAGCTTTAAACCAGCTTAACTTTAGTATGGATGTGGGTGAATTACGAGTAGTAATTGGCCCCAATGGTGCAGGAAAAACAACGTTTCTAGATGTGATTACCGGGAAAGTTCAGCCAACTGTTGGGCGAGTTTTATTTAAAGGAAGAAATCTGCGTTCTTTACCTGAATATAAAATTGCGCGATTGGGAATTGGACGCAAGTTTCAAACACCTCGAATTTACCTGAATCTAACGCCCCGTGAGAATTTAGAAATTACCATCAACAAGAAGAAAAATGTTTTTTCTACTTTGTTTGAAAGTTCTAATACTGTTGAAAAAAATAACATTAAAGGATTATTAGAAACCATCGGCTTAACGCCAAAGGCAGATATCAAAGCAGCTTTACTTTCTCATGGAGAAAAGCAACGTTTAGAAATTGGGATGTTAGTAGCACAGTCACCTGATTTGTTACTTGTTGATGAACCAGTTGCGGGTTTAACAGATGAAGAAACATACAACATTGGTGAATTACTGTTAGCACTAGCTCAGAGTCATTCAATTTTAGTAATTGAACATGATATGGAATTTGTGCGTCAAATTGCTAAGAAAGTAACAGTGTTACATGAAGGTTCGGTGCTGTGTGAGGGAAGCTTTGAGGAAGTCCAAAATGACTCTCGTGTGATTGAGGTTTATTTGGGGAAACAAGAGGAGTAA